One genomic segment of Amycolatopsis granulosa includes these proteins:
- the purD gene encoding phosphoribosylamine--glycine ligase: MRVLVIGSGAREHALLLAASHDPAVTALACAPGNAGTAALAEQLGVDAADAAAVAELAKSWRADLVVIGPEMPLVAGAADAVRKAGIPVFGPSAAAARIEGSKAFAKDVMAAAKVPTARSEIVDNPAKLDDALGRFGPTWVVKDDGLAAGKGVVVTADRDAARAHAMKLLDGGHPVLLESFLDGPEVSLFCLVDGRTVVPLLPAQDFKRVGDGDTGPNTGGMGAYAPLPWAPAGLVDEIVRDIVQPVVDELAARDTPFSGLLYAGLALTSDGPQVVEFNCRFGDPETQVVLALLATPLAGLLHATATGTLAEQPPLEWHPGSAVTVVIAADGYPGVPRPGDVITGAEAEGVLHAGTRRRDDGAVVSHGGRVLSVVGVGEDLDAARAQAYERVAKVHLAGSHHRTDIGLKAARGEITVPGASAEPGHG; the protein is encoded by the coding sequence GTGCGTGTCCTTGTCATCGGCTCCGGCGCCCGTGAACATGCCCTGCTCCTCGCCGCGTCCCACGACCCGGCCGTCACCGCGCTCGCCTGCGCGCCCGGCAACGCCGGCACGGCCGCGCTGGCCGAGCAGCTCGGCGTCGACGCCGCCGACGCGGCCGCGGTCGCCGAGCTGGCGAAGAGCTGGCGGGCCGACCTCGTCGTGATCGGCCCGGAGATGCCGCTGGTCGCGGGCGCGGCCGACGCGGTCCGCAAGGCCGGCATCCCGGTGTTCGGCCCGTCCGCGGCGGCGGCCCGCATCGAAGGCTCGAAGGCGTTCGCCAAGGACGTGATGGCCGCCGCGAAGGTGCCCACCGCACGCAGCGAGATCGTGGACAACCCGGCGAAGCTCGATGACGCGCTGGGCCGCTTCGGCCCGACCTGGGTGGTCAAGGACGACGGGCTGGCCGCCGGCAAGGGCGTCGTCGTCACCGCCGACCGGGACGCGGCACGCGCGCACGCGATGAAGCTGCTCGACGGCGGCCACCCGGTGCTGCTCGAGTCGTTCCTCGACGGGCCGGAGGTGTCGCTGTTCTGCCTGGTCGACGGCCGCACGGTGGTGCCGCTGCTGCCCGCGCAGGACTTCAAGCGGGTCGGGGACGGCGACACCGGGCCGAACACCGGCGGCATGGGCGCCTACGCCCCGCTGCCGTGGGCGCCCGCGGGGCTGGTCGACGAGATCGTGCGCGACATCGTCCAGCCGGTGGTCGACGAGCTGGCCGCGCGCGACACCCCGTTCTCCGGCCTGCTCTACGCGGGCCTCGCGCTGACCTCCGACGGCCCGCAGGTGGTGGAGTTCAACTGCCGCTTCGGCGACCCGGAGACGCAGGTCGTGCTCGCGCTGCTGGCCACCCCGCTGGCCGGGCTGCTGCACGCGACCGCCACCGGCACCCTCGCCGAGCAGCCGCCGCTGGAGTGGCACCCGGGTTCCGCGGTGACCGTCGTGATCGCCGCCGACGGCTATCCGGGTGTGCCGCGCCCGGGTGACGTGATCACCGGGGCCGAGGCGGAGGGCGTCCTGCACGCCGGCACCCGCCGTCGCGACGACGGCGCCGTGGTGTCGCACGGCGGCCGCGTGCTGTCCGTGGTCGGGGTGGGCGAGGACCTCGACGCGGCCCGGGCGCAGGCGTACGAGCGGGTCGCGAAGGTGCACCTCGCCGGCTCGCACCACCGCACGGACATCGGGCTCAAGGCCGCGCGTGGCGAGATCACGGTGCCGGGGGCTTCGGCGGAACCCGGCCACGGCTGA
- a CDS encoding glycerophosphodiester phosphodiesterase family protein, with the protein MVRRRLAALALSGLFLAGTAGVTSASQAAPANEERAEPVVVGHRGAPGYRPEHTLASYELAYRQGADWVDVDLVPTRDGQLVARHENEIGGTTDVAAHPEFANRRTTKVIDGTALTGWFTEDFTLAELKTLRATERIPDIRPDNKIYNGRWQIATYQEVLDLTRRLGRELHRTLGTYPEVKHSTYFASIGNPTEPKLVDILNRNGLNKRSAPVVIQSFEVANLKALSKQVKVPLVQLTSATGAPADFVASGDKRTYADLVTPIGLKEISTYADYLGPEKAQIIPRTASGTLGTPTSLVSDAHDAGLKVVPYTFRNENSFLPAELRSSADPAAWGNVFAELDAYLATGIDGLFADQPDTALVAVRS; encoded by the coding sequence ATCGTGCGGAGAAGACTCGCGGCACTGGCGCTGTCCGGCCTGTTCCTGGCCGGCACCGCCGGTGTCACCAGTGCGAGCCAAGCCGCCCCGGCGAACGAGGAGCGTGCCGAACCAGTGGTCGTCGGACACCGAGGCGCGCCGGGTTACCGGCCGGAGCACACGCTCGCCTCCTACGAGCTGGCCTACCGCCAGGGCGCCGACTGGGTCGACGTCGACCTGGTGCCCACCAGGGACGGCCAGCTGGTCGCCCGCCACGAGAACGAGATCGGCGGCACCACCGACGTCGCCGCGCACCCCGAGTTCGCGAACCGCAGGACCACCAAGGTGATCGACGGCACCGCGCTCACCGGCTGGTTCACCGAGGACTTCACCCTCGCCGAGCTCAAGACGCTGCGTGCCACCGAGCGCATCCCGGACATCCGCCCGGACAACAAGATCTACAACGGACGGTGGCAGATCGCGACCTACCAGGAGGTGCTCGACCTGACGCGGCGGCTGGGCCGCGAGCTGCACCGCACCCTCGGCACCTACCCGGAGGTCAAGCACTCCACCTACTTCGCCTCGATCGGCAACCCCACCGAGCCGAAGCTCGTCGACATCCTCAACCGCAACGGGCTGAACAAGCGCAGCGCACCGGTCGTCATCCAGTCGTTCGAGGTGGCGAACCTCAAGGCGCTGAGCAAGCAGGTGAAGGTGCCGCTGGTGCAGCTCACCTCGGCCACTGGGGCGCCCGCGGACTTCGTCGCGAGCGGCGACAAGCGGACCTACGCCGACCTGGTCACGCCGATCGGTCTGAAGGAGATCTCCACCTACGCCGACTACCTCGGGCCGGAGAAGGCGCAGATCATCCCGCGCACGGCGAGCGGCACGCTCGGCACGCCGACCTCGCTGGTCTCCGACGCGCACGACGCCGGCCTGAAGGTCGTGCCCTACACCTTCCGCAACGAGAACAGCTTCCTGCCGGCCGAGCTGCGGTCGTCGGCCGACCCGGCCGCGTGGGGGAACGTCTTCGCCGAGCTGGATGCCTACCTCGCGACCGGTATCGACGGGCTGTTCGCCGACCAGCCGGACACCGCGCTCGTGGCCGTGCGGTCCTGA
- a CDS encoding DHA2 family efflux MFS transporter permease subunit yields MTTISDDRPPNTDKLDSAVLKVAAVVVLGAVMAILDTTVVNVALQALTLQFHTSFDTIQWVATGYMLALATVIPVTGWACDRFGTKRLYMLAIAFFLIGSALAGAAWNIESLIVFRVLQGLGGGMLMPAGMTILTKTAGPHRVGRVMAALGVPMLLGPIGGPILGGWLVDSVSWRWIFYINVPIGVVAILLAWRLLPKDEPRPADKFDFPGMLMLSPGLAALIYGVSNIPHHGGVGATNVWLPGIIGIVLTVAFVVRALKVPNPLVDLTLFRNRTFSVAMVTMTLFMIAFLGSMLILPTYFLLVRGESALQAGLLLAPQGIGAMITMPIAGKLVDKIGAGKVVLPGLVLIIASVAVFTQVGADTSYLLLMGALFVMGLGMGMTMMPISTAALQTLTQRTVARASTAMNIVQQTAGAVGSAVVSIILASLLAGKFGVPTSDGQLAATAALMNPATHDGAAAASADAFASTFIWTLVLVALCLVPALFLPKKPALPPEEDAAEDAPPAMLMH; encoded by the coding sequence ATGACCACCATTTCGGACGACAGACCTCCGAACACCGACAAACTCGACAGCGCCGTGCTGAAGGTGGCCGCGGTCGTCGTGCTCGGCGCCGTGATGGCGATCCTCGACACCACGGTCGTCAACGTCGCCCTGCAGGCGCTGACGCTGCAATTCCACACCTCGTTCGACACCATCCAATGGGTCGCCACCGGCTACATGCTGGCGCTGGCCACGGTCATCCCGGTCACCGGCTGGGCGTGCGACCGGTTCGGCACCAAGCGGCTGTACATGCTGGCGATCGCGTTCTTCCTCATCGGCTCGGCGCTGGCCGGCGCGGCGTGGAACATCGAGTCGCTGATCGTGTTCCGGGTCCTGCAGGGCCTCGGCGGCGGCATGCTGATGCCCGCCGGCATGACGATCCTGACCAAGACCGCCGGCCCGCACCGCGTCGGCCGCGTCATGGCCGCGCTCGGCGTGCCGATGCTGCTCGGCCCGATCGGCGGCCCGATCCTCGGCGGCTGGCTGGTCGACTCGGTGAGCTGGCGCTGGATCTTCTACATCAACGTGCCGATCGGCGTGGTCGCGATCCTGCTGGCCTGGCGGCTGCTGCCCAAGGACGAGCCGCGCCCGGCGGACAAGTTCGACTTCCCGGGCATGCTGATGCTCTCGCCCGGTCTGGCCGCGCTGATCTACGGCGTGTCGAACATCCCGCACCACGGCGGTGTCGGGGCGACCAACGTGTGGCTGCCCGGCATCATCGGGATCGTGCTGACCGTCGCGTTCGTGGTGCGGGCGCTGAAGGTCCCCAACCCGCTGGTCGACCTCACCCTGTTCCGCAACCGCACGTTCAGCGTGGCGATGGTGACCATGACCCTGTTCATGATCGCCTTCCTCGGCTCGATGCTGATCCTGCCGACGTACTTCCTGCTGGTGCGCGGGGAGAGCGCCCTGCAGGCCGGTCTGCTGCTCGCGCCGCAGGGCATCGGCGCGATGATCACCATGCCGATCGCGGGCAAGCTGGTCGACAAGATCGGCGCGGGCAAGGTCGTGCTGCCCGGTCTGGTGCTGATCATCGCGAGCGTCGCGGTGTTCACCCAGGTCGGTGCCGACACGTCCTACCTGCTGCTGATGGGCGCGCTGTTCGTGATGGGCCTCGGCATGGGCATGACCATGATGCCGATCAGCACCGCGGCGTTGCAGACGCTGACCCAGCGCACCGTGGCCCGCGCCTCGACGGCCATGAACATCGTGCAGCAGACGGCCGGTGCCGTCGGTTCGGCCGTCGTGTCGATCATCCTGGCCAGCCTGCTCGCCGGGAAGTTCGGCGTGCCGACCAGCGACGGTCAGCTGGCGGCGACGGCCGCTCTGATGAACCCGGCCACGCACGACGGTGCCGCCGCGGCCAGCGCCGACGCGTTCGCCTCGACGTTCATCTGGACGCTCGTGCTGGTGGCGCTGTGCCTGGTGCCGGCGCTGTTCCTGCCGAAGAAGCCGGCCCTGCCGCCGGAGGAGGACGCGGCGGAGGACGCTCCGCCCGCGATGCTGATGCACTGA
- a CDS encoding Na+/H+ antiporter: MELLTLMAVLAGALGLTAVARRFNLSAPLLVVVAALAVSFVPGVPRVEMEPELVLTLVLPPLLYSTARESSFAQFKAAARPIIGLGVVLVVITALVVGFVVHLLLPDLPMSSAFVLGAVVAPPDAVTAAAIGRRQHLPRRLMTVLTGESLVNDAAALTLYKIGLAAVLGAAGSLGHGFLVFLVAAVLGIGVGLAAAVLVSLIRRKLEDPLMESVFGIIVPFAVYVTAEHLHPFSADFSGSGVLAVVAAGLYLGDRSLYAGSATRVQDSSIWASFDVLLEALVFALMGLQLPFVLAGVSANAHDNWQLWWCALAVLGVAIAIRIPYVFLNAYLPQAVRFFGRERDRPPTRNLLVLSWAGMRGVVTLAAAAGVPLLTNAGQPFPGRDEIQLCAFVVAIGTVLVQGLTLPVLIRRLGVHDKDDAERDAEEEMAAREAAMHAALDRLDEMTPELVGKLGIPQERAERLGNRLRALVETRYRGAVAAISLSAEERESSPHAAFVQARRDLLLVQRETMLEQRAEGKLDDEVLRKVLRELDLEELALSDTLMARLS, translated from the coding sequence ATGGAGCTCCTGACCTTGATGGCGGTGCTGGCCGGTGCCCTGGGGCTGACCGCGGTCGCCCGGCGGTTCAACCTGTCGGCACCCCTGCTGGTGGTCGTGGCGGCGCTGGCCGTCTCGTTCGTCCCCGGCGTGCCCCGGGTGGAGATGGAGCCGGAGCTCGTCCTCACCCTGGTCCTGCCGCCGCTGCTGTACTCGACCGCGCGGGAGAGCTCGTTCGCCCAGTTCAAGGCCGCTGCCCGGCCGATCATCGGGCTCGGGGTGGTGCTCGTCGTCATCACGGCGCTGGTCGTCGGGTTCGTCGTGCACCTGTTGCTGCCCGATCTGCCGATGAGCTCGGCGTTCGTGCTGGGTGCCGTGGTCGCGCCGCCGGACGCGGTGACCGCCGCCGCGATCGGCCGCCGCCAGCACCTGCCGCGGCGGCTGATGACGGTGCTCACCGGGGAAAGCTTGGTCAACGACGCCGCCGCGCTGACGCTGTACAAGATCGGGCTCGCCGCGGTCCTCGGCGCCGCCGGGTCGCTCGGCCACGGCTTCCTGGTGTTCCTCGTCGCCGCGGTGCTCGGCATCGGCGTCGGGCTCGCCGCGGCGGTGCTGGTCTCCCTCATCCGGCGCAAGCTCGAGGACCCGCTGATGGAATCGGTCTTCGGCATCATCGTGCCGTTCGCGGTGTACGTGACGGCGGAGCACCTGCACCCGTTCTCGGCGGACTTCAGCGGGTCCGGTGTGCTCGCGGTGGTGGCCGCCGGACTGTACCTCGGCGACCGCTCGCTCTACGCCGGCTCGGCCACGCGCGTGCAGGACTCGTCGATCTGGGCGTCGTTCGACGTGCTGCTCGAGGCGCTCGTGTTCGCGCTGATGGGACTGCAGCTGCCGTTCGTGCTGGCGGGCGTGAGCGCCAACGCGCACGACAACTGGCAGCTGTGGTGGTGCGCGCTCGCCGTGCTCGGCGTAGCGATCGCGATCCGCATCCCGTACGTGTTCCTCAACGCCTACCTGCCCCAGGCGGTCCGGTTCTTCGGCCGGGAACGCGACCGGCCGCCGACCCGGAACCTCCTCGTGCTGTCCTGGGCCGGCATGCGCGGCGTGGTGACGCTCGCCGCCGCGGCCGGTGTGCCACTGCTGACCAACGCCGGGCAGCCGTTCCCCGGCCGCGACGAGATCCAGCTGTGCGCGTTCGTCGTGGCGATCGGGACGGTGCTGGTCCAGGGTCTCACCCTGCCCGTGCTGATCCGCCGGCTCGGCGTGCACGACAAGGACGACGCGGAGCGGGACGCCGAGGAGGAGATGGCGGCCCGCGAGGCGGCGATGCACGCGGCACTGGACCGCCTCGACGAGATGACCCCCGAGCTGGTCGGCAAGCTCGGCATCCCGCAGGAGCGGGCCGAACGCCTCGGCAACCGGCTGCGGGCGCTGGTCGAGACGCGCTACCGCGGTGCGGTGGCGGCGATCTCGCTCAGCGCGGAGGAACGCGAGTCCAGCCCGCACGCCGCGTTCGTCCAGGCGCGCCGCGACCTGCTGCTCGTCCAGCGCGAGACGATGCTGGAGCAACGGGCCGAGGGCAAGCTCGACGACGAGGTGCTGCGCAAGGTCCTGCGCGAGCTGGACCTGGAGGAACTCGCCCTGTCGGACACGCTCATGGCGCGGCTGTCCTGA
- a CDS encoding adenylosuccinate synthase, whose amino-acid sequence MPAIVLIGAQWGDEGKGKATDLLGDRVQWVVRYQGGNNAGHTVVLPNGENFALHLIPSGILTPGVTNVIGNGVVVDPGVLLDELDGLEKRGVDTSRLLLSADAHLIMPYHVAIDKVTERYLGSRKIGTTGRGIGPCYQDKIARVGVRVQDLLDEKIFRQKVEAALEFKNQVLVKVYNRKALDADQVADEVLAAGEKFAHRIADTRLQLNKALERGETVLLEGSQGTLLDVDHGTYPFVTSSNPTAGGASAGSGIGPGRITTVLGILKAYTTRVGSGPFPTELNDAMGEHLRKAGGEFGVTTGRSRRTGWFDAVIARYATRVNGITDFFLTKLDVLSGLDRVPICVGYEVDGFRTEDMPMTQTDVHHAVPIYEELPGWWEDISHCRTFEELPANARAYVERIEELSQARVSAIGVGPGREQTIVRHQFL is encoded by the coding sequence ATGCCGGCCATCGTGCTCATCGGTGCCCAGTGGGGGGACGAAGGCAAGGGCAAGGCCACCGACCTGCTCGGCGACCGTGTCCAGTGGGTTGTCCGCTACCAGGGCGGCAACAACGCCGGTCACACGGTCGTCCTGCCGAACGGGGAGAACTTCGCCCTGCACCTGATCCCGTCCGGGATCCTCACGCCGGGCGTCACCAACGTGATCGGCAACGGCGTGGTCGTCGACCCCGGTGTGCTGCTCGACGAGCTGGACGGCCTGGAGAAGCGCGGCGTGGACACCAGCCGCCTGCTGCTCTCCGCGGACGCGCACCTGATCATGCCGTACCACGTGGCGATCGATAAGGTCACGGAGCGTTACCTGGGCAGCCGCAAGATCGGCACCACCGGGCGCGGCATCGGCCCCTGCTACCAGGACAAGATCGCCCGCGTCGGCGTCCGCGTGCAGGACCTGCTCGACGAGAAGATCTTCCGCCAGAAGGTCGAGGCGGCCCTGGAGTTCAAGAACCAGGTGCTGGTCAAGGTCTACAACCGCAAGGCGCTGGACGCCGACCAGGTGGCCGACGAGGTGCTGGCCGCGGGCGAGAAGTTCGCGCACCGCATCGCCGACACGCGGCTCCAGCTGAACAAGGCCCTCGAACGGGGCGAGACGGTGCTGCTGGAGGGGTCGCAGGGCACGCTGCTCGACGTCGACCACGGCACGTACCCGTTCGTGACCTCGTCGAACCCGACCGCGGGCGGCGCGAGCGCCGGATCGGGCATCGGGCCGGGCCGCATCACGACCGTGCTCGGCATCCTCAAGGCCTACACCACGCGCGTCGGGTCCGGCCCGTTCCCGACCGAGCTGAACGACGCGATGGGTGAGCACCTGCGCAAGGCCGGCGGCGAGTTCGGTGTCACCACCGGCCGGTCGCGGCGCACCGGGTGGTTCGACGCGGTGATCGCCCGGTACGCGACCCGGGTCAACGGCATCACCGACTTCTTCCTCACCAAGCTCGACGTGCTGTCCGGGCTGGATCGGGTGCCGATCTGCGTCGGGTACGAGGTGGACGGCTTCCGCACCGAGGACATGCCGATGACGCAGACCGACGTGCACCACGCCGTGCCGATCTACGAGGAGCTGCCCGGCTGGTGGGAGGACATCTCGCACTGCCGGACGTTCGAGGAGCTGCCGGCGAACGCGCGGGCCTACGTGGAGCGGATCGAGGAGCTGTCGCAGGCCCGGGTCTCGGCCATCGGCGTCGGCCCGGGCCGCGAGCAGACCATCGTCCGCCACCAGTTCCTGTAG
- a CDS encoding ABC transporter substrate-binding protein produces MPPSLPAKILPLAAAAALLASGCSSGATTTDAGPPRPGGTLTIAVGSNPDCLDPQQTGTNAALNVGRQLVDSLTDQDPATGEIKPWLAERWESNADSTSFTFHLRSGATFADGTPLDAAAVKTSFDGVKALGTKSLLGLGYLVAYRGATVVDPRTVRIDFTAPSAQFLQASSTMSLGILAPAAYRKTPEQRCQGDGLIGSGPFVFDSFKQNADIVITKRKGYAWGSSLWRHQGEAYLDRIDYKIVPEPGVRTGSVLSGQIGATTEVQPVDEAQFQGNGFSEQTRPNPGIVFNLHANVTRGVLTDDNVRQALVNGVNRQEVVDTVLSPNYKPATSILASTTPLHADLSAQLAYDPAGAARLLDTGGWVPGADGIRTRNGQRLTATVVYAPLFNQSQSVLELIQQQLRRIGFDLVLEPHPNAEVLQIQQANGYDLLWYNVTRADPDILRNNFSTKAGNRSRLQPGNPLDAVLDAQAATVDPAARQQPVTEAQRLIVANGYAIPVFELTQVVALGPDAHAVNFEASSRLQLFDTWVSGS; encoded by the coding sequence GTGCCTCCCAGCCTCCCCGCGAAAATCCTGCCCCTCGCCGCTGCCGCCGCGCTGCTCGCGAGCGGGTGCTCCTCCGGCGCGACGACCACGGACGCCGGCCCGCCGCGCCCCGGCGGCACGCTGACGATCGCCGTCGGCTCCAATCCGGACTGCCTCGACCCGCAGCAAACCGGCACGAACGCGGCCCTCAACGTGGGCCGCCAGCTCGTCGACTCGCTCACCGACCAGGACCCGGCCACCGGCGAGATCAAGCCGTGGCTCGCGGAGCGGTGGGAGAGCAACGCCGACTCCACCAGCTTCACCTTCCACCTGCGGTCCGGCGCCACCTTCGCCGACGGCACCCCGCTCGACGCGGCCGCGGTCAAGACCAGCTTCGACGGGGTCAAGGCGCTGGGCACGAAATCCCTGCTGGGACTGGGATACCTCGTCGCGTACCGCGGTGCCACCGTGGTCGACCCGCGGACCGTGCGAATCGACTTCACCGCGCCCAGCGCGCAGTTCCTCCAGGCCAGCTCCACGATGTCGCTCGGCATCCTCGCGCCGGCCGCGTACCGGAAGACCCCGGAGCAGCGGTGCCAGGGCGACGGCCTGATCGGCTCCGGCCCGTTCGTCTTCGACAGCTTCAAGCAGAACGCCGACATCGTGATCACCAAACGCAAGGGCTACGCCTGGGGGTCGTCGCTGTGGCGGCACCAGGGCGAGGCGTACCTCGACCGGATCGACTACAAGATCGTGCCCGAGCCCGGCGTGCGCACCGGCAGCGTGCTGTCCGGCCAGATCGGCGCGACCACCGAGGTCCAGCCGGTGGACGAGGCCCAGTTCCAGGGCAACGGGTTCAGCGAGCAGACCCGGCCGAACCCGGGCATCGTGTTCAACCTGCACGCCAACGTCACCCGCGGTGTCCTCACCGACGACAACGTGCGGCAGGCGCTGGTCAACGGCGTGAACCGGCAGGAGGTGGTCGACACCGTCCTGTCGCCCAACTACAAGCCGGCCACGAGCATCCTGGCCTCCACCACCCCGTTGCACGCCGACCTGTCCGCGCAGCTCGCCTACGACCCGGCGGGTGCCGCGCGGCTGCTCGACACCGGCGGCTGGGTTCCCGGCGCCGACGGCATCCGCACCAGGAACGGCCAGCGGCTGACGGCGACGGTCGTTTACGCCCCGCTGTTCAACCAGAGCCAGAGCGTGCTGGAGCTGATCCAGCAGCAGCTGCGCAGGATCGGGTTCGACCTGGTGCTGGAGCCGCACCCCAACGCCGAGGTCCTGCAGATCCAGCAGGCGAACGGCTACGACCTCCTCTGGTACAACGTGACCCGCGCCGACCCGGACATCCTGCGCAACAACTTCTCCACCAAGGCGGGCAACCGCAGCCGGCTGCAGCCCGGCAACCCGCTCGACGCGGTGCTGGACGCGCAGGCCGCCACGGTCGACCCGGCGGCCCGCCAACAGCCCGTGACGGAGGCGCAGCGGCTCATCGTGGCGAACGGCTACGCGATCCCGGTGTTCGAGCTGACCCAGGTCGTGGCGCTGGGACCGGACGCGCACGCGGTGAACTTCGAGGCGTCCTCGCGGTTGCAGTTGTTCGACACCTGGGTGTCGGGCTCATGA
- a CDS encoding ABC transporter permease: MRRYLLRRAGQAVLVLWAAFTVSFVILYLLPGDAVLAKLGGADAGTALTAEQVARAQAEYGVDDPWPVQYGKRLLAALHGDFGTSVTTGDSATHMVLTALPPTLAVAGLGLVLAILFGGGAALAGTYTRHRWLGTLLQSLPPLGISLPVFWVGLVLIQIFSFQLRVLPALGNHGPESLILPAITLALPTGAVIGQVLAKSLRTQLAEPYVEIVRARGAGRATVHFGHVLRNAAIPALTMLGVVTGQLLAGSVVTETVFSRDGVGRVTTAAVNAQDVPVVQAVIVLAAFCFVVINLAVDLLYPLLDPRVRREAAHV; encoded by the coding sequence ATGAGACGGTACCTGCTGCGCCGGGCCGGGCAGGCCGTCCTCGTGCTGTGGGCGGCGTTCACGGTGTCGTTCGTGATCCTGTACCTGCTACCGGGGGACGCGGTGCTCGCGAAGCTCGGCGGCGCCGACGCCGGCACGGCGCTCACCGCCGAGCAGGTGGCCCGGGCGCAGGCGGAGTACGGGGTGGACGACCCGTGGCCGGTGCAGTACGGAAAGCGCTTGCTCGCCGCGCTGCACGGTGACTTCGGCACGTCGGTCACCACCGGCGACAGCGCCACGCACATGGTGCTCACGGCCCTGCCGCCGACGCTCGCCGTGGCCGGGCTCGGCCTGGTGCTGGCGATCCTGTTCGGCGGCGGTGCCGCCCTCGCCGGCACCTACACCCGGCACCGGTGGCTGGGCACCCTGTTGCAGTCGCTGCCGCCGCTGGGCATCTCGCTGCCGGTGTTCTGGGTGGGCCTGGTGCTGATCCAGATCTTCTCGTTCCAACTGCGGGTACTGCCCGCGCTGGGCAACCACGGTCCGGAGTCGCTGATCCTGCCCGCGATCACGCTCGCGCTGCCGACCGGAGCCGTCATCGGGCAGGTGCTCGCGAAGAGCCTGCGCACGCAACTCGCCGAGCCGTACGTGGAGATCGTGCGCGCCCGGGGCGCGGGGCGGGCCACGGTCCACTTCGGACATGTGCTGCGGAACGCGGCGATCCCGGCGCTGACCATGCTGGGCGTGGTCACCGGTCAGCTGCTGGCCGGCTCGGTGGTGACGGAGACGGTGTTCTCCCGGGACGGCGTCGGCCGCGTCACCACCGCGGCCGTCAACGCGCAGGACGTGCCCGTGGTGCAGGCGGTGATCGTGCTGGCCGCGTTCTGCTTCGTGGTGATCAACCTGGCGGTGGACCTGCTGTACCCACTGCTCGATCCGCGGGTGCGGAGGGAGGCGGCGCATGTCTGA
- a CDS encoding ABC transporter permease: MSDVLAVPGRGGFLLRRPGLVLAVLVLTLVVAWVLVPSLFTSHDPLAGVPREKLRAPSAAHLFGTDETGRDVFARVVHGAGMSLRATLLAVLIALVAGSVLGLVAGARGGWLDSALMRVMDVLLAIPPILLSLALVTALGFGTTKVALAVGVANVANFARLMRAEVIRVRTGVYVEAARASGVRWFGVLARHILPNAVGPVVVLAVLTFGTAVLEISALSFLGYGAAPPSPEWGSLVSAGRAYLASAWWMTTLPGLVIAAVVLSANRLSKALDGERHE, translated from the coding sequence ATGTCTGACGTCCTCGCGGTGCCCGGCCGCGGCGGGTTCCTGCTGCGGCGGCCCGGTCTGGTGCTGGCCGTGCTGGTGCTCACGCTGGTCGTGGCGTGGGTGCTGGTGCCGTCGCTGTTCACCAGCCACGACCCGCTGGCCGGAGTGCCGCGCGAGAAGCTGCGGGCGCCGTCGGCGGCGCACCTGTTCGGCACCGACGAGACCGGGCGGGACGTGTTCGCGCGGGTCGTGCACGGGGCCGGGATGTCCCTGCGGGCCACGCTGCTCGCGGTGCTGATCGCGCTGGTCGCCGGATCGGTGCTGGGCCTCGTCGCCGGGGCGCGCGGAGGATGGCTGGACTCGGCGCTGATGCGGGTCATGGACGTGCTGCTGGCGATACCGCCGATCCTGCTGTCGCTGGCGCTGGTCACCGCGCTCGGGTTCGGCACCACCAAGGTGGCGCTCGCGGTGGGGGTGGCGAACGTGGCGAACTTCGCGCGGTTGATGCGCGCGGAGGTGATCCGGGTGCGGACCGGCGTGTACGTGGAAGCCGCGCGGGCGAGCGGCGTCCGGTGGTTCGGCGTGCTGGCGCGGCACATCCTGCCCAACGCGGTCGGCCCGGTGGTGGTGCTGGCGGTGCTCACGTTCGGCACCGCGGTGCTGGAGATCTCCGCGCTGAGCTTCCTCGGCTACGGCGCGGCGCCGCCGTCGCCGGAATGGGGGTCGCTGGTGTCCGCCGGCCGCGCGTACCTGGCGAGCGCCTGGTGGATGACCACGTTGCCCGGTCTGGTGATCGCCGCGGTGGTGCTGTCGGCGAACCGGTTGTCGAAGGCCCTGGACGGAGAACGGCATGAGTGA